The Deinococcus hopiensis KR-140 sequence GCCGTGATCACGAGGCGGTCTTCGAGCATCTCGTCGTTGTTGATCGCGTTGCTCTTGGCGCTCTTGAGCACCTTGGCAACCGGCTCGGACGCGCTCTTGGGCAGGAAGCGCAGCAGGTCCTCGGCGTCCGCGACGCTCTTGCCGCGAATCACGTCGACGACGAGGCGCACCTTGCGGGGGCTCATGCGCACGTACTTGGCCACGGCGTAACCGGGGCGGCGCAGCTTGACCTGCTGCTTGCGCTGCTTCTTGTTGCGGAAGGTCTGCTCAGTGGTGGCGGGGGCGGTCATTTCTTCTTGCTCCCCTTGGCGTTCTTGTCTGCGCCGTGGCCGCGGTAGGCGCGGGTGGGCGAGAACTCGCCGAGCTTGTGGCCGATCATCTGCTCGTTGACAAACACCGGCACGTGCTGCTTGCCGTTGTGCACCGCGATGGTGTGGCCGATCATCTCGGGAACGATGGTGCTACGGCGCGACCACGTCTTGATCACGCGCTTGTCCTTACGCTCGTTCTGGGCGTCCACCTTTTTCAGGAGGTGGTCATCCACGAACGGCCCTTTCTTCAGGCTACGGGGCATGTCTTCTCCCCTCCTTACTTCCCGCCGCGGCGGGTGATGATAAAGCGGTCGCTGATCTTGCGCTTCTTGCGGGTCTTGAGGCCTTTGGCAGGCTGACCCCAGGGGCTGACCGGCACGCGGCCTGCGCCCGTGCGGCCCTCACCACCGCCGTGTGGGTGATCCACAGGGTTCATGGCCGAGCCGCGCTGGTGCGGCTTTTGCCCGAGCCAGCGGCTACGGCCGGCCTTACCAATCACAATGTTCTTGTGCTCGGCATTGCCCACCACACCGATGGTGGCGTAGCACTCGGAGTGGATACGGCGCAGCTCACCGCTGGGCAGGCGCAGGATCACGTAGTCGTTTTCCTTACCCTGCACCTGGATGGAGGTACCGGCGCTGCGGGCGATTTGCGCGCCCTTGCCGGGGATCATCTCAACCGAGTGGACCA is a genomic window containing:
- the rpsS gene encoding 30S ribosomal protein S19; amino-acid sequence: MPRSLKKGPFVDDHLLKKVDAQNERKDKRVIKTWSRRSTIVPEMIGHTIAVHNGKQHVPVFVNEQMIGHKLGEFSPTRAYRGHGADKNAKGSKKK
- the rplV gene encoding 50S ribosomal protein L22, producing MTAPATTEQTFRNKKQRKQQVKLRRPGYAVAKYVRMSPRKVRLVVDVIRGKSVADAEDLLRFLPKSASEPVAKVLKSAKSNAINNDEMLEDRLVITAAYVDAGPTLKRLIPRARGSANIIKKRTSHITIIVGERASTQRGSK